Within the Rosa rugosa chromosome 2, drRosRugo1.1, whole genome shotgun sequence genome, the region TGGTTGTATGCCATAAGAGGTGATAGTTGTTACTAATTAGTAATACAAAAATAGGTTGTACAGTGGAGTGAGCTCTAAGTGGGCTCAGGCCTTGGGATATTTTTATGAGCTAGGCTTGAATAAGTGGGCTCAGGCCTCTTGGCATTTCTGGATTCCAATTTCCACAAATAACAGGCTCCTTTTTCTCTTTGGTTAATTCCAGACAATTCTGGATATTGTGGCTCACTTCCTGCCCACAATGCCCTGTCCTTTACCTCACTTGTTTGTACAGAGACCCAAAATTAGAGCACTTTCTTCAGTTTCTTGTGTGTGCACTGCGCAGGGGCACCCCATGACTCAATAGAGTGGGGCACCAAATTATCTCCCTTCCTAGGTACACGGACACCCAACCCAGAAAAgatttcaaagaaaatatcaagAGAAATCCCAACCTCAAAACCTCATTGGTTGCTTGAGATTGATGTGGCAGACTCACATGCTACTAATTATCTTATCCTCTGTCCCCACACCTATCCCAAAAACACTAGTTTAAACTCCAGTGTGGAGTCTCAGAATATAGCAACTGCCAAAACCACAGTATAAATATAAGTGTGTTTCCTTTTCAATGTACTTCACTAATATCTTCTTCACTGGTGAGAAAAGTTGAGAGATAACCCAGTTCCAGTGTGGTAAAAGGAGCTTTGGTTTTTGGTTGTGATAATGGCTCTTCGTGCTGCTTCTGTGGTTTCCTCTGCTTTCTCTGCTCCCAAGGAGGTTTGTCATGTGATATTACTCTTCTTTTGGCAGCGTCTCTTCTTTGTTGTTAACGCCTGAGAATCTAAtgtggttttggttttctgggaattgtgtgttgtttttcagggaaaGTCAAGTGCTTCTTTCAAGGATTCAAGCCTTTTTGGAGTCTCATTCTCAGAAAATCTCAAGGCTGATTTCAGCTCTGTTGCACTAAGCTGCAAGGTAGGAGAAAGATcaaattctctctcttttctctgttATCATACTTGTTATCGAATTTTGTGTATTGAAAATGGGGTTTTGGTTACAGAGAGAGTTCAAGCCAGTGAGGGCTCAAACAGCGGCCACAGCATCCCCAGCTATCAACAAGTCCACATCAGATGGGAAGAAGACTTTAAGAAAAGGCAGCGTAGTGATCACTGGTGCCTCCTCTGGACTTGGTCTAGCCACTGCAAAGGCTTTGGCCGAAACCGGAAAATGGCATGTAATTATGGCATGCAGGGATTTCCTCAAGGCCGAAAGAGCTGCCAAGGCAGCTGGGATGCCTAAAGAGAACTACACAATCATGCATCTAGACCTTGCTTCTCTAGACAGCGTTCGGCAATTTGTTGATAACTTCAGAAGATCTGAACGCCCCCTTGATGTTCTGGTCTGCAATGCTGCTGTGTATTTACCAACTGCTAAAGAGCCTACATTCACTGCTGATGGGTTTGAACTTAGTGTTGGGACTAACCATCTTGGACACTTCCTTCTTGCGCGGTTGATGGTTGAGGATTTGAACAAATCCGATTACCCTTCAAGGAGGCTCATCATTGTTGGCTCAATTACAGGTACTGGTTTCAAACTTCAAACcgagaaaataaattttttggAATGTGTACTCTTGTGGTGTGCTAAATGGTGTTGCTTTTGTTATATGGTTCAGGAAACACAAACACTTTGGCTGGAAATGTACCTCCAAAGGCCAACCTTGGGGACCTGAGGGGACTTGCAGGGGGCATAAATGGGGTCAACAGCTCGGCCATGATTGACGGTGGAGACTTTGATGGTGCCAAGGCATACAAGGACAGCAAAGTCTGCAACATGCTCACAATGCAAGAGTTCCACAGGCGCTACCATGAGGAGACTGGGATAACATTCGCTTCCCTGTACCCGGGCTGCATTGCCACAACTGGCTTGTTCAGGGAGCACATTCCCTTGTTCAGGCTTCTGTTCCCTCCATTCCAAAAGTACATCACCAAGGGCTATGTCTCGGAAGAAGAGTCTGGAAAGAGACTTGCTCAGGTAAAGAATAAGAGACGGAGAGCTTATATATTGTGCATATGTTTTCGAATTTCTCATGGTTGATGAATTCACTTTGTTTGCTTTTGCTGATTTAGGTTGTGAGCGACCCAAGCTTGACAAAGTCAGGAGTCTACTGGAGCTGGAACAAGACCTCTGCTTCGTTTGAGAACCAACTGTCTGAAGAAGCCAGTGATGCAGAAAAGGCTCGCAAGGTGTGGGAAGTCAGTGAGAAGCTTGTCGGTTTGGCTTAAATAAGAAGTCGATGCTCTTGTCAAGCAACATTTGCCTTGGAGGATGATGTCACCAGAGAATAGATCAGTTCCATTTGTAGAGTGCGGAGTTGGAATTCAAATGCTCTGTTGTTGTTAGCAGTTTTTCTCGTGTGGATGTCTAATGGTTAGTTACAAAATGAATAAAATCACCCTCACCCCTTTTGCAAGTGCAGATCAACCTGTtacatatttatttatataCTCCTTCAATATTTacagaacaaaacaaaacaagagtCGGGTATGTACTTCTAATATATTGCATAGAACTAGTTTAAAGTTCATATCCGGGAAACCGAGCTTCAGATGGTTCAGTCATGTCCAAAAAGAGATGCGCCATTCCTCCAACACCCTCAAACAGGGAATAGGGGCGGTCACCTCCATGCATCCTTCCCTCTGATATGAGTTTTAGCCCTTTGTCATACAAAAAGCAAGCGAATGCTTTGGCCCTGTACAAGTATTCCACCTTACCTGTTAATCGGTAGAGTGAAAGAAACACACAAGTGTTCCCACTTATGCCATGACATAGGCCAACTCGCTTTAGCAGACCCCGTCTCCACACCACTTCTCCTGCATGTATAGCCGCCTGCACAAATTCCTCATCTCCGAAAACCTAAAGAAATCAAACGCATAGACTAAAGAGTAAGCGATATGGAAAATACATTTACACAACATTACAAAGTTCAAGAGTCATCTGTGGCACCATCAACAAAAAAGTTCTCATGTTTGGACTGCAGATCATATATCTATGGAAAAGGAGGTAAAATTATTGACTTATTCTCTTATCCACTACAAGAAAG harbors:
- the LOC133727848 gene encoding protochlorophyllide reductase, chloroplastic; the encoded protein is MALRAASVVSSAFSAPKEGKSSASFKDSSLFGVSFSENLKADFSSVALSCKREFKPVRAQTAATASPAINKSTSDGKKTLRKGSVVITGASSGLGLATAKALAETGKWHVIMACRDFLKAERAAKAAGMPKENYTIMHLDLASLDSVRQFVDNFRRSERPLDVLVCNAAVYLPTAKEPTFTADGFELSVGTNHLGHFLLARLMVEDLNKSDYPSRRLIIVGSITGNTNTLAGNVPPKANLGDLRGLAGGINGVNSSAMIDGGDFDGAKAYKDSKVCNMLTMQEFHRRYHEETGITFASLYPGCIATTGLFREHIPLFRLLFPPFQKYITKGYVSEEESGKRLAQVVSDPSLTKSGVYWSWNKTSASFENQLSEEASDAEKARKVWEVSEKLVGLA